Proteins encoded together in one Xenopus laevis strain J_2021 chromosome 6L, Xenopus_laevis_v10.1, whole genome shotgun sequence window:
- the thoc1.L gene encoding THO complex 1 protein L homeolog (The RefSeq protein has 1 substitution compared to this genomic sequence), translated as MSPLSFCSTEAKNKFTTATREAVGCKNLKPLLNIFSQLPGSENEKKLALDQVFRVVLEEEIINQVSCNNCLAIISLAINGVTDGICTATTPFVLLGDVLDCLPLAYCDKIFTFVEKNVGTWKSNTFYSAGKNYLLRMCNDLLRRLSKSQNTVFCGRIQLFLARLFPLSEKSGLNLQSQFNLENVTVFNANEQESTLGQKVEEKDDGMEIEEGEMGDDDAPNSSSIPIDYNLYRKFWSIQDYFRNPVQCYDKNSWKTFLKFSDEVLTVFKSYKLDDTQASRKKIEELKSGGEHVYFAKFLTSEKLMDLQLSDSNFRRHILVQYLILFQYLKGQVKFKSSNYILLDEQSLWIEDTTKLVHQLLSEIPPDGEKFSKTVEHILNTEENWNAWKNEGCPSFVKERPTETKPQKMARKRPVPEDFLGKGSNKKMSLGNDELTRLWNLCPDNMEACRSESREFMPSLEQFFEEAIEQADPENMVENEYKVVNNANYGWRALRLLARRSPHFFQPTNQQFKSLPEYLENMVIKLAKELPPPSEEIKTVDEDEDNESLLKENNESPAEEQQKLSMTSEQIESFANKLGEHWKTLAPYLDMKDLDIKMIESDTEDAKMRAKLLLLGWQEREGGQANIEILISALNSAGLNELAENLTNDSENGS; from the exons ATGTCGCCGTTGTCGTTTTGCTCGActgaagcaaaaaataaattcacG GCTGCCACCAGAGAAGCAGTAGGGTGCAAGAACCTCAAACCTTTGCTGAACATATTTAGCCAGCTGCCTGGAAg TGAAAATGAGAAGAAGCTGGCACTCGATCAAGTATTTAGAGTTGTTCTAGAGGAGGAAATT ATAAACCAAGTGTCGTGTAACAACTGTCTTGCTATTATTTCACTGGCCATAAATGGGGTTACAGATG GTATTTGCACTGCAACCACCCCATTTGTGCTCCTGGGAGATGTGCTTGACTGTCTGCCTCTGGCATATTGTGACAAGATCTTCACgtttgtagaaaaaaatgttggtacCTGGAAATCT AATACCTTTTACTCAGCGGGGAAAAATTACCTCCTTCGGATGTGTAATG ACCTCTTAAGAAGACTATCAAAATCTCAGAACACGGTTTTCTGCGGAAGGATTCAACTATTCCTTGCACGACTCTTTCCTCTCTCTGAAAAATCAG GTTTGAACTTGCAGTCACAGTTTAATCTGGAAAATGTCACTGTATTTAATGCCAATGAGCAGGAAAGCACCTTGGGGCAGAAG GTGGAAGAAAAAGATGATGGGATGGAGATTGAAGAAGGGGAAATGGGAGATGACGATGCACCCAATAGTTC ATCTATTCCAATAGATTACAACCTGTATAGGAAGTTCTGGTCAATTCAAGACTACTTCAGAAATCCTGTGCAGTGTTACGACAAGAACTCCTGGAagacctttctcaaa TTTTCAGATGAAGTTCTTACTGTATTTAAAAGTTATAAGCTGGATGATACTCAGGCGTCAAGGAAGAAAATCGAAGAACTGAAATCTGGAGGAGAACATGTATATTTCGCCAAATTCTTGACTAGTGAAAAG ttAATGGATCTGCAGCTGAGCGACAGCAACTTCCGCCGTCATATATTGGTACAGTACCTTATTCTGTTTCAGTATCTGAAGGGACAAGTCAAATTTAAAAG TTCCAATTATATTCTTCTAGATGAACAATCTCTCTGGATTGAGGATACCACTAAACTTGTCCACCAG CTCCTTTCTGAAATACCCCCAGATGGGGAAAAGTTTTCTAAAACAGTGGAG CATATACTGAATACAGAAGAAAACTGGAATGCATGGAAAAATGAAGGCTGTCCAAGTTTTGTAAAGGAAAG accAACCGAAACAAAGCCACAGAAAATGGCAAGAAAACGACCAGTGCCAGAGGATTTTCTAGGAAAaggttcaaataaaaaaatgtcacttgGAAA TGACGAATTAACCCGGCTTTGGAATCTGTGCCCTGACAACATGGAAGCTTGTAGATCTGAGAGCAG GGAGTTTATGCCATCTTTGGAACAGTTCTTCGAAGAGGCCATTGAACAAGCAGATCCTGAAAATATGGTGGAAAATGAGTACAA GGTGGTGAATAATGCCAATTATGGCTGGAGGGCACTCAGATTGCTGGCACGCAGAAGCCCCCATTTCTTCCAACCTACCAACCAGCAGTTTAAAAGCTTACCAGAATACCTTGAGAATATGGTGATCAAGCTAGCTAAAGAGTTGCCT CCACCATCAGAAGAAATAAAAACGGTGGACGAAGATGAAGATAATGAATCTTTGctaaaggaaaataatgaaa GTCCAGCAGAAGAACAACAGAAACTGAGCATGACAAGCGAGCAAATCGAGTCATTCGCTAACAAACTGGGAGAGCACTGGAAGACACTCGCCCCTTACCTGGATATGAAGGATTTGGACATTAAAATGATAGAATCTGACACCGAGGATGCTAAAATGAGAGCTAAGCTGCTGCTTCTCGGTTGGCAAGAACGGGAGGGAGGCCAGGCAAACATAGAGATTCTAATAAGTGCACTGAACAGCGCTGGCTTAAATGAATTGGCAGAAAATCTAACCAATGACTCCGAAAATGGTTCCTGA
- the thoc1.L gene encoding THO complex 1 protein L homeolog isoform X1 has protein sequence MASSYIDGGCEKGSNMSPLSFCSTEAKNKFTAATREAVGCKNLKPLLNIFSQLPGSENEKKLALDQVFRVVLEEEIINQVSCNNCLAIISLAINGVTDGICTATTPFVLLGDVLDCLPLAYCDKIFTFVEKNVGTWKSNTFYSAGKNYLLRMCNDLLRRLSKSQNTVFCGRIQLFLARLFPLSEKSGLNLQSQFNLENVTVFNANEQESTLGQKQVEEKDDGMEIEEGEMGDDDAPNSSSIPIDYNLYRKFWSIQDYFRNPVQCYDKNSWKTFLKFSDEVLTVFKSYKLDDTQASRKKIEELKSGGEHVYFAKFLTSEKLMDLQLSDSNFRRHILVQYLILFQYLKGQVKFKSSNYILLDEQSLWIEDTTKLVHQLLSEIPPDGEKFSKTVEHILNTEENWNAWKNEGCPSFVKERPTETKPQKMARKRPVPEDFLGKGSNKKMSLGNDELTRLWNLCPDNMEACRSESREFMPSLEQFFEEAIEQADPENMVENEYKVVNNANYGWRALRLLARRSPHFFQPTNQQFKSLPEYLENMVIKLAKELPPPSEEIKTVDEDEDNESLLKENNESPAEEQQKLSMTSEQIESFANKLGEHWKTLAPYLDMKDLDIKMIESDTEDAKMRAKLLLLGWQEREGGQANIEILISALNSAGLNELAENLTNDSENGS, from the exons ATGGCGTCATCATACATCGACGGTGGTTGTGAGAAAGGGAGCAATATGTCGCCGTTGTCGTTTTGCTCGActgaagcaaaaaataaattcacG GCTGCCACCAGAGAAGCAGTAGGGTGCAAGAACCTCAAACCTTTGCTGAACATATTTAGCCAGCTGCCTGGAAg TGAAAATGAGAAGAAGCTGGCACTCGATCAAGTATTTAGAGTTGTTCTAGAGGAGGAAATT ATAAACCAAGTGTCGTGTAACAACTGTCTTGCTATTATTTCACTGGCCATAAATGGGGTTACAGATG GTATTTGCACTGCAACCACCCCATTTGTGCTCCTGGGAGATGTGCTTGACTGTCTGCCTCTGGCATATTGTGACAAGATCTTCACgtttgtagaaaaaaatgttggtacCTGGAAATCT AATACCTTTTACTCAGCGGGGAAAAATTACCTCCTTCGGATGTGTAATG ACCTCTTAAGAAGACTATCAAAATCTCAGAACACGGTTTTCTGCGGAAGGATTCAACTATTCCTTGCACGACTCTTTCCTCTCTCTGAAAAATCAG GTTTGAACTTGCAGTCACAGTTTAATCTGGAAAATGTCACTGTATTTAATGCCAATGAGCAGGAAAGCACCTTGGGGCAGAAG CAGGTGGAAGAAAAAGATGATGGGATGGAGATTGAAGAAGGGGAAATGGGAGATGACGATGCACCCAATAGTTC ATCTATTCCAATAGATTACAACCTGTATAGGAAGTTCTGGTCAATTCAAGACTACTTCAGAAATCCTGTGCAGTGTTACGACAAGAACTCCTGGAagacctttctcaaa TTTTCAGATGAAGTTCTTACTGTATTTAAAAGTTATAAGCTGGATGATACTCAGGCGTCAAGGAAGAAAATCGAAGAACTGAAATCTGGAGGAGAACATGTATATTTCGCCAAATTCTTGACTAGTGAAAAG ttAATGGATCTGCAGCTGAGCGACAGCAACTTCCGCCGTCATATATTGGTACAGTACCTTATTCTGTTTCAGTATCTGAAGGGACAAGTCAAATTTAAAAG TTCCAATTATATTCTTCTAGATGAACAATCTCTCTGGATTGAGGATACCACTAAACTTGTCCACCAG CTCCTTTCTGAAATACCCCCAGATGGGGAAAAGTTTTCTAAAACAGTGGAG CATATACTGAATACAGAAGAAAACTGGAATGCATGGAAAAATGAAGGCTGTCCAAGTTTTGTAAAGGAAAG accAACCGAAACAAAGCCACAGAAAATGGCAAGAAAACGACCAGTGCCAGAGGATTTTCTAGGAAAaggttcaaataaaaaaatgtcacttgGAAA TGACGAATTAACCCGGCTTTGGAATCTGTGCCCTGACAACATGGAAGCTTGTAGATCTGAGAGCAG GGAGTTTATGCCATCTTTGGAACAGTTCTTCGAAGAGGCCATTGAACAAGCAGATCCTGAAAATATGGTGGAAAATGAGTACAA GGTGGTGAATAATGCCAATTATGGCTGGAGGGCACTCAGATTGCTGGCACGCAGAAGCCCCCATTTCTTCCAACCTACCAACCAGCAGTTTAAAAGCTTACCAGAATACCTTGAGAATATGGTGATCAAGCTAGCTAAAGAGTTGCCT CCACCATCAGAAGAAATAAAAACGGTGGACGAAGATGAAGATAATGAATCTTTGctaaaggaaaataatgaaa GTCCAGCAGAAGAACAACAGAAACTGAGCATGACAAGCGAGCAAATCGAGTCATTCGCTAACAAACTGGGAGAGCACTGGAAGACACTCGCCCCTTACCTGGATATGAAGGATTTGGACATTAAAATGATAGAATCTGACACCGAGGATGCTAAAATGAGAGCTAAGCTGCTGCTTCTCGGTTGGCAAGAACGGGAGGGAGGCCAGGCAAACATAGAGATTCTAATAAGTGCACTGAACAGCGCTGGCTTAAATGAATTGGCAGAAAATCTAACCAATGACTCCGAAAATGGTTCCTGA